Part of the Prionailurus bengalensis isolate Pbe53 chromosome B3, Fcat_Pben_1.1_paternal_pri, whole genome shotgun sequence genome is shown below.
CAAGGCGGGAGGGCCTTAGGGAGCTCAAGGCACGGGTGGTGgaaaaaaccatgagatcatcatcaCATCAGCCCTGAAGCTGTCTCAAGAGAAGCTGCTGAAACTCGGAGAAAATCTAGCTGGTAATCGATACATAGGGCTCTGTGGGCCCTTAGGGACAGGAATGAAAACACCAACCGAATTAGCCTGCCAGCCCATGGAGACGTTGGCGAAGGACCTGCGAGCTACACCTCTTGCACCCACGTCGGCCCAGAGGTGCCCCACACCCCACTACTACTTCTGGAGGCACACGGCCGACACGGACTCATAACCTGCAATGTGCCCAGCCCCGTGATGCATAGCGTGGAAGTGCTTTCACTTAGTCCTGCGAGGGGGCAGTCCGATGACATGTTAGCCGTTTTGATGGAAGACGTCCTCATCACTAACCTGCTTCTCCCATACTGTCCCGTAAATCTAAAGATCTGGGGTGGTATTACCCACATCTCTTTTCCACTTTTCTGCACTGAGGGCACTGATAACCAGCTCCCCAGATCACTGCGCCTTGTGGCTTCGACAGTGTTCCAGGGGCTGAAGCTAATTCCTCTTCATCTCTGGCACATTCCTGATACCATGTAGCCTTATTGATGAGACCCATGCGGCCAGCTTGACCCGGGGCCGTTCTCTCCCAGAATGTCCACGGGCTCAAGGATCTCTGTCACTGTCCCTATTTTCCTCAAAAGCTGGTCCTAGTAGAGGTCTAGACTTCTGGAAAGGAGGAAGTACTTGCTCAAGTCTACCGTGGAGTCCAGTGGTATAATCTATTTGAATCTAGTTGTTTATTTGGCTCTGTAATTAGGAGCCAGGAGAAATCTTGGTTTAGGTAATTCAGAATACAGAGAATATATGTGAATTCTGAAGTAGTAATCTAAAAACTAACATCACGACTCCTACCAATGTCAAGAGTATTTACTCCTGTTGGCCTTAATTCATTCTAAATTAAAAGCGAGAGGACTGTAAAAGCACACATTTCTAAATTCATAAATAGAGGAAAGACACTGAGGGACCCATATAATTAGGTTTTTCACACAGAATTAGCCAAAGCCTGTTTAGTATTTCAAAATCCTTATCTATCTCAAATATGCTTCTTTGGTCAAAATACAAGATACTGAAAGAAATCCCAAGTAAGGTTTTCAGTGAATGGTTTGTGATAACTCAATTTGTCTAACATTACCAAAGGAAGCACTTTCACAAGTAATCTTTCCAACTGATTGAAGTTATTAAGTGGTACAAGTTGCCTCAAGCTGGGAGTATATTTCCCACATttcctaataataaaaaaaattccctttcaCTATAAACAGTGCTAATTAAAAGAAGTCAAAGGCCAGGGGTACAGATTTCCATACACAGCCAAATCTTGTTTGGGTTAAATGAATCAAACGGAATAGgtctgggaaatttttaaagGTGTTAAAATAACTGTATTTGTTTTAGAAACAAAGTGTAGGGCTTTTATTAGAGTTCAGAATTATGATATCAATAATCTTCAGGGCCAAAaatcatttccttccattttagtATTCTAAACTTAAAACTGACATTTCATTACTCTTAATTCTGTCACGgagttctgttttcctttagGCGAAtcaattacaaagggaaaaattacaTCCTGTCTGTTGAACATTATAAGGAAGGCAGCTTTGAAATCCAAAACCATGCTGGAAGTCTCACCAGATCTCTTTTTCCTATCTGGTTTCAAGAACTCAAACTGTACTCGGGGCTGTGACCGATGGTTATTAGTACTCTGGATAACCTCAAATAGcactcaagaaagaaaataaaaacaacccctCCATCTCAAGTCTCCAGCAAGCTGGTCTCAGTCAGTATTAACCTGATGTGCTTCCATCATCAGCATTcgacattttaaaatcagggatTTCCAAATAGCAAATGCTACTAATTTTTAGCttaatgtttatatacatttgacatttgaaatttgttattttctgaagCATGTAATTTCTGCTTTTGCTAGTTCGTGTATTAATTCACATAAGAATCACAAGTCTTCACTCGCAGTGTCTCCTGCTCTTCCCCCATCTTCTGTCAGTTACTCCACATGCTTCACAGCCGTGCTGTGATTCACCACTCACCGCGTCCTTCCCTCCCGTTGACGGAACGAACGTTTATGCGGCACCGGTTACGTACCGCTGGGGGTGTAATGGTCACAAGCTCTCATTTCTACCTTAAGCCCTTGTATGTTTGCTCACTTCTTTTCACGATCACGCTGTGAAGAGTAGCAGGGTGAGTGTTCTCCTTATCCTGACAGGGAAGCAAATAAGCTCCAAGTGtaagtgattttcccaaggtcacacaccttgTGAGAACAGGACTGGAAGCCAGGACTCCTCATGCTAATGCTAGATGCTGTCAACAACAGACGGTCTATTCGAGATTAATTCCATTTGACACGATTTTAATTCTTCTCACTCttaaattatccttttttaaatgttactttcaGTCTCTCCCACATGAAGCAGAAACTGTGTCTATTATTTCCTCTCAGTTTTAAGCATATAGGGGACAGGCTAATGGTgactgctgtttaaaaaaaaagaaaaaaacccaccaccatATAGGCTACTCTAGCAGAATGCAGAAATAACTCGCGTTAAAAGGACTCCTGTTTTCAAGCAGGGCTGAGTCTCAGGCCATCTGTGATCTTACCGTACTAGGATTaaaagatttaggggcgcctgggtggcgcagttggttaagcgtccgacttcagccaggtcacgatctcgcggtccgtgagttcgagccccgcgttgggctctgggctgatggctcagagcctggagcctgtttccgattctgtgtctccctctctctctgcccctcccctgttcatgctctgtctctctctgtcccaagaataaataaacgttgaaaaaaaaattaaaaaaaaaaaaaagagatttaaatactATTAGAAAATGACCTTTCCTTTGAGCTTCCTGAGACCCATCCCTCACTCCAGCCCTGCCCCGTGGGCCCATTGGTCTCCCTAATTAGGGCCAGAAGCCGGTACGGCAGAGATCCTGTTGTAAAGCTGTGGCCAGTTACTATCTGGGTGAGTCAGTGCCTGTGCTTTATCAgttgacagatatttttaataacccATCTGCCTTCAGACAGGATCTTGGGGTGCTGTGAGGCTATCCTTAACTCTCTAGGCTAAGTTTCTATGGTATCCAGATAAAGCTGTAACAGCACTGTGCCTATTGATGTAATTAGAGGGGTACAGGGAAAACCCTTATTGCTAAAATTTCATTCACATCTGAATGTGAAGATCTGGTTTTATTAGATCCTTTCCAATAAAAGTTACCTGAAAGGATGGCTCttcaggaaggggggaggggagagttggCTCCAGAGCATGGAGAAGTCAACCTCAAGGGCCTAGAGTGGAGTGTTATGAGAGAAGGCAGCAGAAGGCAGATTTAAGAAGTTGCCTTTAAATTCCTTCTCCCTATGATGAAATTTCTACTCTTAACATTACTCTTAAGCCAAATAAACTTTTCAACAGATATGAAGGAAAGAGCAATAAAAAACCAGAAGGTTCATCACATCAACTGCCAAAACTTGAGGAAGAAATTGTTtcatcttaagtattttattagttGAATAACACCATTGTAGTGGCCATTAAAATGATCTGAAACAAAACGATCAGTGTAAAAGCAAGTTACAGCGTCACTTTATTTATACAAGAGGAAGCAGCAAAGGTGCACATTTGGAAGCGGATAGAACACTGTTCAATCAGTCCACGTTAAATACCATGAAAGTGGTCAGGATGCAGCGTTACATGCATACCATTGGAAAAGAAAGGGTTTACAGAGTTAAACTTTTGTATAACATGAGTTTTCATCTGCTACGTTTAAGTTGGCAAAAAGCCTTATAGTCTGTATGAAATGATCGTGTACCCTAATCTCAGCCACCACTAGATCAAGACACTGAAACTGAGAAGAGTTCCTTCCTTATTTTACAGCTTTATTCTTGACATCCCtctaaaaagagacaaaatgattGTGGAGCTGACTCATACCTGGAGTAATTATAAAGTACCACGGTCATAACAAAAGCCAAAAGAAGTATCTACAATTGTTTTACCTTTCAACTGCTGAGGTCACAGACAACACAGTACAAGTAGGCATAATTGTGCATTCTGGGGTTGACTGTACTAACCTCTGCAAAAACTTCGGAATGAGCATATCCGAGTAAATGGATACTTCCTTATCTTACAAAGTAAAATCAAGCGggagtgcgtgggtggctcagttggttaagcatccgactttggctcaggtcacgatctcgtggttcgtgagttcaagccccgcattgggctctgtgctgacagctcagagcctggagcccgcttcggattctgtgtctccctctttctctgcccctccccgactcctgttctgtctctctctcataaacattaaaaaaaaaaaagtaaaatcaggcattttctactttaaaatttttatttctgtgtaaaaCAAAGACAGAACTCCTGGAGgtcaaacaaagaaaacacacagcaaGTTCAAAGACTGTTAAGTcatgaaacaaagaagaaatctgaGGTAGAAGTCAGGTAATAAATCTACAACCTTTTTAGAGGCATACTTATTCCCAGCAACCATAATGTCTCTGGTAagatctcattaaaaaaaaaaaagtcagaagtgCCAAAAAGTTAATAATCCACTCTCTGAAATCAAACGTAAAACTATGACCAACAGAAGATACAAACTTTTGTCACGTTAACAGAGTAATGGTTTTACTAAAAGCTGCTGCCGTTTCCATCAGTAGTAACCATAGGGAGGCCGTTGGTTGTAACCATAGTGTCCGTACTGGTGGGGGTAGTAAGGTTCTTGTCTGTGCTGCGGGTAATTGTTACCCCAGGATCGTCCATGCCACTGATTTGATCGATTGTCACTGGGCCACCCCCGTCTGCTATCCCTACCTCTAAACTGTCTGTTATCTTGCAACctacaacagcaaaacaaaaagatttttatacTTCTCTTTTAACAAACACAAATGACAACTCTATCCCAgtgcattttatttcagtctaatATTCCGTCCACAAGGgggtaaaaaacatttttctccgCAGAATGTTATAGCACCAGTTGGTCAAAACATTCCCAAAATTTATATCATTCTTCCAGTATCACACTGGATACGCTTTGCAGAGAAATAGGCAGACCACGACACGaaacccaaaacaacagaatagtTCTCAAACTGAATTCTATTCGATTGTACAAAAGCAGTATGGTaatctattcatctattttgaattattaCATAGACATAATTTCTATTGtataaatttctttctcaagTATAAGCCAAAGACAGTACCTTCTCTATGGAATCTAACACAGAGTTTTATAGAAGACTCTGGGATTTTCAAGTATATTTGCAAAGAAAATCAAATGTCCAcaggaagaacattttaaaaaagaacattaagaCACACACAACtgaacagcaagggaaaaacacaTGGTGCCGACAAAATACTAAGGCACACGTTTACTGGCCGCTTGCTCCGTGCAGGCAGGCGGTCGGCACCAGGAGTACCAAACAAAAACATCGGTCCCTGCCCTCGCTGGCCTCGGGGGCTAACGGGT
Proteins encoded:
- the RAMAC gene encoding RNA guanine-N7 methyltransferase activating subunit; amino-acid sequence: MTDASEAVPNFEEMFAGRFTEDDQEYQEYLKRPPESPPIVEEWTSRAAGNQRNRGNRLQDNRQFRGRDSRRGWPSDNRSNQWHGRSWGNNYPQHRQEPYYPHQYGHYGYNQRPPYGYY